A window of the Gordonia humi genome harbors these coding sequences:
- a CDS encoding FAD-binding oxidoreductase, whose protein sequence is MSARPDLSTLSAALAPGMVVTDPDILSAYRYDRANDPDAGTPLALVRPLTTEDVQTAVRWCAEHRVPIITRGAGTSLSGGSTAVDGAVTISTEKMRNLTIDTGTRTAVSQPGMLNAEVKAAAAEHGLWYPPDPSSFEICSIGGNVATNAGGLCCVKYGVTTDYVLGLQVVLADGRAVRLGGKQLKDSAGLPLTKLFVGSEGLLGIVTEVTLRLIPQQASACTVVGSFPSVRAASEAVLAVTSQIRPAMLEFMDSASINAVEDMLKMGLDREAGAMLVAQSDAPGPAGAAEVELIEAAFSSCGAAEVFSTSDAAESEAFTHARRAAIPAVERMGSLLLEDVGVPLPALPDLIDGVEAIAADNRVVIAVIAHAGDGNTHPLIVHDPNDADETARANAAFGQIMALAISLGGTITGEHGVGRLKKGYLRDQVGDDVMELTALLKSALDPDGLLNPGVLL, encoded by the coding sequence ATGTCTGCGCGCCCCGACCTGTCGACTCTGTCCGCTGCGCTCGCTCCGGGGATGGTGGTGACCGATCCCGACATCCTGTCGGCCTATCGATACGACCGCGCCAACGATCCGGATGCGGGCACACCGCTCGCACTGGTCCGGCCGCTGACCACCGAGGACGTCCAGACGGCGGTGCGCTGGTGCGCCGAACACCGGGTCCCCATCATCACCCGCGGCGCCGGTACCAGCCTGTCCGGTGGTTCGACTGCGGTCGACGGCGCCGTCACCATCTCCACCGAGAAGATGCGGAACCTGACGATCGACACCGGGACCCGGACCGCCGTGTCTCAGCCCGGCATGCTCAACGCCGAGGTCAAGGCGGCTGCCGCCGAGCACGGACTCTGGTATCCACCGGACCCGTCGTCGTTCGAGATCTGCTCGATCGGCGGCAACGTCGCCACCAACGCGGGCGGACTCTGCTGCGTGAAGTACGGGGTGACCACCGATTACGTCCTCGGTCTGCAGGTGGTCCTGGCGGACGGTCGTGCGGTGCGGCTCGGTGGCAAACAGCTCAAAGACTCCGCGGGTCTGCCGTTGACGAAGTTGTTCGTCGGAAGCGAAGGTCTGCTGGGCATCGTCACCGAGGTCACGCTGCGGTTGATTCCGCAGCAGGCGTCGGCGTGCACGGTGGTCGGTTCGTTTCCGAGTGTGCGCGCCGCGAGCGAGGCCGTGCTGGCAGTGACCTCGCAGATCCGTCCCGCCATGCTCGAGTTCATGGACTCGGCGTCCATCAACGCGGTCGAGGACATGCTCAAGATGGGGCTCGATCGGGAGGCCGGTGCGATGCTCGTGGCGCAGTCGGACGCACCCGGTCCCGCGGGCGCCGCCGAGGTGGAGCTGATCGAGGCCGCGTTCTCCTCGTGCGGGGCGGCCGAGGTGTTCTCGACCTCCGATGCCGCCGAATCCGAGGCGTTCACCCACGCTCGACGTGCCGCGATCCCGGCGGTCGAGCGGATGGGTTCGCTGCTGCTGGAGGACGTCGGCGTCCCGCTGCCCGCGTTGCCGGACCTGATCGACGGCGTCGAGGCGATCGCCGCCGACAATCGTGTCGTCATCGCCGTGATCGCTCATGCGGGCGACGGGAACACGCATCCGCTGATCGTCCACGATCCGAACGATGCCGATGAGACCGCTCGCGCCAATGCGGCCTTCGGTCAGATCATGGCGCTGGCGATCTCCCTCGGCGGCACCATCACCGGCGAGCACGGCGTCGGTCGCCTCAAGAAGGGATATCTGCGCGATCAGGTCGGCGACGACGTCATGGAACTGACCGCACTCCTGAAGTCGGCGCTCGACCCCGACGGTCTCCTGAACCCCGGCGTGCTCCTGTAG
- a CDS encoding DUF4194 domain-containing protein, with amino-acid sequence MSRTVPRDQLNLSLAVTSLMKGVVYRDTAETTWQHVIGLAAQVSDYVATLGLSVVVDEAEGYAFLRSRTDDELADLGIPRLVARHQLPLHTSLLLALLRKRLAEHDTSDAGSRLILTGEALRELLTPFFPVSTNEARAADQTDTAVRRVAELGFLRRMPGQDGEYEVRRVIKAFVDAQWLADFDAHLAEYVEIAREETR; translated from the coding sequence ATGAGCCGCACCGTCCCCCGCGACCAGTTGAACCTGTCGCTGGCCGTCACCTCGCTGATGAAGGGGGTCGTGTACCGCGACACGGCGGAGACCACGTGGCAGCATGTGATCGGTCTCGCCGCGCAGGTGAGCGACTACGTTGCGACGCTCGGACTGTCGGTGGTCGTCGACGAGGCCGAGGGCTACGCGTTTCTGCGGTCCCGCACCGACGACGAACTCGCCGATCTCGGCATTCCGCGGCTCGTCGCCCGTCATCAGCTGCCGCTGCACACGTCGCTGCTGTTGGCTCTGCTGCGCAAGCGGCTCGCCGAGCACGACACGAGCGACGCGGGCAGCCGCCTGATCCTGACCGGCGAAGCGTTGCGCGAGCTGCTGACCCCGTTCTTCCCGGTGTCGACGAACGAGGCGCGGGCGGCCGATCAGACCGACACCGCCGTACGCCGCGTCGCCGAACTGGGGTTCCTTCGCCGCATGCCCGGACAGGACGGCGAATACGAGGTGCGTCGAGTCATCAAGGCGTTCGTCGACGCGCAGTGGCTCGCCGACTTCGACGCTCATCTGGCCGAATACGTCGAGATCGCACGGGAGGAGACGCGATGA
- a CDS encoding DUF3375 family protein, with product MQFDEIVAIRRQNAAWRLLRADNAPLVLSFLGRVFVDDNIREISESGLVSLLDDELYTLNQKLGEGAFPRSPKAYLDEWAAPSAGWLRKYYVIDSDEPHYDATPAVERAVAWVRSLRERDFVGTESRLNTAFDLLRQMVYGTNTDPEIRLAELERRRAEIDSEIASVRRGEVSVLDATRRRDRYQQFGEVSRALLSDFREVEANFRALDRQMRERIATWRGTKGELLDEVVGSRTMIADSDQGRSFQAFYDLLLSADRLDELDELVRETQSFDDVADERLANIHHDWLDAGTRAQDTVRRLSEQLRRFLDDQAWLENRRVMDLLRNIETSAYAVRDATVGDFGHEIDSPAPTVSLPMERPMYRPSATVDVASDDIEYGEPEGDSDALFDQIHIDPAPLIDGVRRRLRRADQVTLAAVLSETPLSRGLAELVTYLSLTDEGFTKIFDEGADERITWTDENGQRRAARVPRVIYARPRPESPRPSSESPRSSSEVETP from the coding sequence GTGCAATTCGACGAGATCGTGGCGATCCGACGCCAGAACGCGGCATGGCGACTGCTGCGCGCCGACAACGCACCGCTGGTCCTGTCGTTCCTGGGGCGGGTCTTCGTCGATGACAACATCCGCGAGATCTCCGAGTCCGGTCTGGTCAGCCTGCTCGACGACGAGTTGTACACGCTCAACCAGAAGCTGGGTGAGGGCGCCTTCCCGCGGTCGCCGAAGGCTTATCTCGACGAGTGGGCTGCTCCGTCGGCCGGCTGGCTGCGAAAGTATTACGTCATCGACAGCGACGAACCGCACTACGATGCGACCCCCGCCGTCGAGCGGGCCGTGGCGTGGGTCCGTTCGCTCCGCGAACGCGACTTCGTCGGCACCGAGTCGCGGCTCAACACCGCGTTCGACCTCCTCCGTCAGATGGTCTACGGCACCAACACCGATCCCGAGATCCGGCTGGCCGAGTTGGAGCGTCGTCGCGCCGAGATCGACTCCGAGATCGCCTCGGTGCGGCGCGGCGAGGTCAGCGTCCTCGACGCGACTCGGCGGAGGGACCGCTACCAGCAGTTCGGCGAGGTGTCGCGTGCGCTGCTGTCGGACTTCCGCGAAGTCGAGGCCAACTTCCGGGCCCTCGACCGGCAGATGCGCGAGCGCATCGCCACCTGGCGGGGAACCAAGGGCGAACTCCTCGACGAGGTGGTCGGCAGTCGCACGATGATCGCCGACTCCGATCAGGGGCGCAGCTTCCAGGCGTTCTACGATCTGTTGCTGTCGGCCGACCGACTCGACGAACTCGACGAACTCGTCCGCGAGACGCAGTCGTTCGACGACGTCGCCGACGAACGACTCGCCAACATCCACCACGACTGGCTCGACGCGGGCACCCGGGCCCAGGACACGGTGCGGCGTCTGTCCGAGCAACTGCGTCGATTCCTCGACGACCAGGCCTGGCTCGAGAACCGACGCGTCATGGACCTGCTCCGCAACATCGAGACCTCGGCCTACGCCGTCCGAGACGCGACCGTCGGCGACTTCGGTCACGAGATCGACTCCCCCGCCCCGACCGTCTCCCTGCCGATGGAGCGTCCGATGTATCGGCCGTCCGCCACCGTCGACGTGGCCAGCGACGACATCGAATACGGTGAGCCCGAAGGTGATTCGGACGCGTTGTTCGATCAGATCCACATCGATCCGGCACCGTTGATCGACGGTGTCCGCCGCCGCCTGCGTCGTGCCGATCAGGTGACGCTCGCCGCCGTCCTGTCCGAGACACCGCTGTCGCGGGGACTGGCCGAACTCGTGACCTATCTGTCGCTGACCGATGAGGGCTTCACCAAGATCTTCGACGAGGGCGCCGACGAACGCATCACGTGGACCGACGAGAACGGGCAGCGTCGCGCCGCCCGCGTCCCCCGCGTCATCTACGCCCGTCCCCGCCCCGAGTCGCCCCGTCCGTCCAGCGAGTCCCCCCGTTCGTCGAGCGAAGTCGAGACACCATGA
- a CDS encoding S1 family peptidase yields the protein MRFLKRMLVGLAAVATTAALLPAGPADAAPRATIGGGSGIVIANNALCTMTAVGHDRAGRLVGLTAAHCGGVGNTIRSERNRAAGVIGTIVTRSPSLDVAVIRLDPSRVHAVRQVGKARIHKVGVYPRPLSNVCKAGRTTGFTCGPTLVHDGPETLSYVCADHGDSGGPIIVAGRLVGMLNGALRIAGPGSPSIPCVDPAIPLYSPMIATKMTDILRPLNQTNFVGAGFRVL from the coding sequence GTGAGATTCCTCAAACGCATGCTGGTCGGACTCGCCGCCGTCGCAACCACCGCGGCGTTGCTGCCCGCGGGTCCGGCCGATGCGGCGCCCCGCGCGACGATCGGCGGCGGCTCGGGCATCGTCATCGCGAACAACGCCCTGTGCACGATGACCGCCGTCGGCCACGATCGCGCCGGACGCCTCGTCGGACTGACCGCGGCGCACTGCGGCGGCGTCGGCAACACGATCCGATCCGAACGCAACCGCGCGGCGGGGGTCATCGGCACCATTGTGACGCGCAGCCCCAGCCTGGACGTCGCGGTGATCCGCTTGGATCCGTCGCGGGTTCACGCCGTCCGCCAGGTCGGCAAGGCACGCATCCACAAGGTCGGCGTCTATCCGCGGCCGCTGTCGAACGTGTGCAAGGCGGGTCGCACCACCGGATTCACCTGCGGACCGACCCTCGTCCACGACGGTCCGGAGACTCTCAGCTACGTCTGCGCCGACCACGGCGACTCCGGGGGCCCGATCATCGTCGCCGGTCGTCTCGTCGGGATGCTGAACGGCGCGTTGCGGATCGCCGGCCCCGGCTCGCCGTCGATCCCCTGCGTCGATCCGGCGATCCCGCTCTACAGCCCGATGATCGCCACGAAGATGACCGACATCCTCCGCCCGCTCAATCAGACGAATTTCGTCGGAGCCGGGTTCCGCGTCCTCTAG
- a CDS encoding VOC family protein: MQSKKISTNIPVTDIDEAREFYQDFLGLQTEEFNLGWVARFTDVESGAHVQLVTRDETAPVDSALSVHADDVDEAYREARERGYEIVHPLTTEAWGVRRFFVRAPDGTVLNIVAHRD; encoded by the coding sequence ATGCAGTCGAAGAAGATCAGCACCAACATCCCCGTGACGGACATCGACGAGGCCCGCGAGTTCTACCAGGATTTCCTCGGGCTGCAGACCGAGGAGTTCAACCTGGGCTGGGTGGCCCGGTTCACCGACGTCGAGTCGGGCGCTCACGTCCAACTCGTGACCCGCGACGAGACGGCACCCGTCGACTCGGCCCTCTCGGTCCACGCCGACGACGTCGACGAGGCTTATCGTGAGGCACGCGAACGCGGCTACGAGATCGTGCACCCGCTGACGACCGAGGCATGGGGTGTGCGGCGATTCTTCGTTCGCGCACCGGACGGAACCGTGCTGAACATCGTCGCGCACCGCGACTGA
- a CDS encoding NYN domain-containing protein — MRSTCALYIDAGYLLAAAATRVTGTSLRSGIHVEFVKLISSLIDTAQDLSGVPILRVHWYDSARNGVPDARQERIGEIPRVKLRLGRFGMDGEQKGVDLRIGLDLVTHARNDASDFFFLVSGDDDLTEAVEESQVHGIQVSLLAVPNLEGKPHGVSRHLIRAADDIYTIDPAAIDDAVVKIEQPPVPETDDGQPEPALVPAPVPVPKPGPKPGPATKTPLDVATAVRHVPEPILEPTEVLAYSSSTGAQAQVMPGYEVVVNEDLVDGVVARVLASFRESATPTEILALERDKPSIPRDIDRAMLLDASDALEMYDLDDGVRFRLRARFWEMYNGA, encoded by the coding sequence ATGCGATCGACATGCGCGCTGTACATCGACGCCGGCTACCTGCTCGCGGCCGCCGCGACACGGGTCACCGGCACGTCCCTTCGCAGCGGCATCCACGTCGAGTTCGTCAAGCTGATCAGCTCACTGATCGATACCGCGCAGGATCTGTCCGGTGTGCCGATCCTGCGTGTGCACTGGTACGACTCGGCGCGGAACGGCGTACCAGACGCCCGCCAGGAGCGGATCGGCGAGATCCCCCGCGTCAAACTCCGCCTCGGGCGCTTCGGCATGGACGGCGAACAGAAGGGCGTCGATCTGCGGATCGGGCTCGACCTCGTGACACACGCGCGCAACGACGCCTCCGACTTCTTCTTCCTCGTCTCCGGCGACGACGATCTCACCGAGGCCGTCGAGGAGTCGCAGGTCCACGGCATCCAGGTCAGCCTGCTCGCCGTCCCGAATCTCGAAGGAAAGCCGCACGGCGTCAGCCGACACCTCATCCGGGCGGCCGACGACATCTACACGATCGACCCCGCCGCCATCGACGACGCCGTCGTCAAGATCGAGCAGCCGCCGGTCCCCGAAACAGACGACGGGCAGCCCGAACCCGCACTCGTACCCGCGCCTGTGCCCGTGCCGAAACCCGGCCCCAAGCCCGGACCCGCGACCAAGACACCGCTCGATGTCGCCACCGCGGTCCGGCACGTCCCCGAGCCGATACTCGAACCCACCGAGGTCCTCGCGTACAGCTCGTCGACCGGCGCACAGGCCCAGGTGATGCCCGGATACGAGGTCGTCGTCAACGAGGATCTGGTCGACGGGGTGGTCGCGCGGGTCCTCGCATCGTTCCGCGAGAGCGCGACTCCGACCGAGATCCTCGCCCTCGAGCGGGACAAGCCGTCGATCCCCCGAGACATCGATCGAGCGATGCTCCTCGACGCCTCCGACGCCCTGGAGATGTACGACCTCGACGACGGTGTCCGGTTCCGTCTCCGCGCGCGGTTCTGGGAGATGTACAACGGCGCATGA
- a CDS encoding ADP-ribosylglycohydrolase family protein: MPYTGLAPRHVEASRAVVVFDADHEEHDVNALTTEQLDRARGALVGAAVGDALGVPYEFAPRLSAQTEPVMRGGGLGDFAPGEWSDDTAMLMAVARAGAEHGSLTTQAALDTVAEGFLDWFSSNPPDVGNQTRRVLSAALRDRSAERSIGATMLGASDELLRSGERTAGNGALMRTAPVALAHLDDRDALARAARAVATLTHGDGLAGDSCVLWCEAIRIAVLESRIDVHTGLDLVPADRRDFWTGKLDEARENDPRSFTPNGYTVTALQAAASSILHASGDGADHLRDGLFTAIRIGDDTDTVAAIAGALLGARWGRSAIPQKWQDDVHGWPVIDGSPATAVHLGTLADTLVAGPIPTCG; encoded by the coding sequence GTGCCGTATACCGGCCTCGCGCCACGGCATGTGGAAGCCTCGCGTGCCGTGGTCGTATTCGACGCCGACCACGAGGAGCACGACGTGAACGCACTCACCACCGAACAACTCGACCGCGCACGGGGAGCACTCGTCGGCGCCGCCGTCGGCGACGCGCTCGGCGTCCCGTACGAGTTCGCGCCACGCCTGTCGGCACAGACCGAGCCCGTCATGCGCGGGGGCGGACTCGGCGACTTCGCGCCCGGCGAGTGGAGCGACGACACCGCCATGCTCATGGCCGTCGCGCGAGCCGGGGCCGAGCACGGATCTCTCACGACGCAGGCGGCGCTCGACACCGTCGCCGAGGGGTTCCTCGACTGGTTCTCCTCGAATCCGCCGGACGTCGGCAATCAGACTCGACGAGTCCTGAGCGCCGCGCTTCGAGACCGCTCCGCGGAGAGGTCGATCGGCGCGACCATGCTCGGCGCGTCCGACGAGCTACTGCGCTCGGGCGAGCGTACAGCGGGGAACGGCGCCCTGATGCGGACCGCTCCCGTCGCGCTCGCCCACCTCGACGACCGAGACGCTCTCGCTCGGGCGGCCCGCGCCGTGGCGACGCTGACCCACGGTGACGGACTGGCCGGTGACAGCTGCGTGCTGTGGTGCGAGGCGATCCGCATCGCCGTCCTCGAGTCACGGATCGACGTCCACACCGGACTCGACCTGGTACCCGCGGATCGTCGGGACTTCTGGACCGGCAAGCTCGACGAAGCGCGCGAGAACGATCCACGGTCGTTCACACCGAACGGCTACACGGTCACCGCGCTGCAGGCCGCGGCATCATCGATCCTGCACGCGTCCGGCGACGGCGCCGACCATCTCCGTGACGGCCTGTTCACCGCCATCCGGATCGGCGACGACACCGACACCGTCGCGGCGATCGCCGGTGCTCTGCTCGGGGCCCGGTGGGGACGATCGGCGATTCCGCAGAAGTGGCAGGACGATGTGCACGGCTGGCCGGTGATCGACGGTTCCCCGGCCACCGCCGTGCATCTCGGGACGCTCGCGGACACTCTCGTCGCGGGACCGATACCGACCTGTGGATGA
- a CDS encoding ATP-binding protein — protein MTGLFAATELESAESARSGFRLQKFQVFNWGTFDQRVWTLELNGENGLLTGDIGSGKSTLVDALTTLLMPAHRIAYNKAAGAESRERDLRSYVLGHYKSERNDSSGSSRPVALRGMSNYSVILGVFANEGYDETVTLAQVFSMRHDSGQPERFFTVTDRAMDITVDFAEFGTDLRALRKRLRDGGTRIHEHFPEYGRDYRRSLAVRSEQAMELFHQTVSMKAVGNLNDFVRDHMLEPFDQAGWVDTMVAHFEDLTAAHDAVVLARRQLDELDPLLADYAKYTSHIEMSDEMRQRRGALRYYFAHKRYELLEAELDESNRDLAATRSALEDVDRDIADLRIALRELEMRQAGLGGNDIAALEAQIVDAQRQREERAAAHERFTRLLDDSGLAPVADRGQFERRRGEVADAVDALDAEVADVANAITELVVDRRQIDGEGRRVAGEIASLRDRTSNIPERSLRMRELICAGVGLSHEELPFVGELIGVRPDESRWEGAAERVLRGFGLSLLVSADLYDRVSAWIDANHLGGRLVYFKVPQRVPSSHAPTPPANALAHKLDVKDGPFAAWLERRLFERARHVCAESLDEFRDADYAVTASGQVRSGGGRHEKDDSQRIDDRRNYVLGWSNEQKVNALFTTGQRVQDDLNRIDAEITDLEDSRRLMMNRRNALTGLDAYPSYDALDWESVAARIAELTQRKTELERSSDELAEVTELVASTRDQLSVADATRDGLRDKLSRLEMARGQAEQTRDSSRLTAAEAGSEEAARHFEAISESIGDVDWTVALCGELEPSLAESLTDAAEQHTSRAGTFETRAVNRMSEFNRSHPVLTTELDADIKSAEEYRELHRRLSEDDLPRFEGEFKEYLNTNAIRDIAIFAAKLNKEVHLIHSKIDTINESLSGIEYNPGRYIRLEVNPSASQEIKEFRADLRRCSDGELEIGDEEQQYSEEKFLLVKAIVERFRGREGFADVDRRWTALVTDVRNWVTFAASERHVVDDEEYENYTDSDGKSGGQKEKLAYTILAASLAYQFDLKWGATRSRDFRFVVIDEAFGRGSDDSARYALSLFARLGLQLLIVTPLTKIYTIEPFVSAVGYVENRGGSYSQLQCLTIEEYRESRRARETVEA, from the coding sequence ATGACCGGGCTGTTCGCCGCGACCGAGCTCGAGAGCGCGGAGTCGGCGCGCTCCGGCTTCCGGCTGCAGAAGTTTCAGGTGTTCAACTGGGGAACGTTCGATCAGCGGGTGTGGACGCTCGAGCTGAACGGCGAGAACGGCCTGTTGACCGGCGACATCGGCTCGGGCAAGTCGACACTCGTCGACGCGCTCACCACATTGCTGATGCCCGCGCACCGCATCGCCTACAACAAGGCCGCCGGAGCCGAGTCCCGTGAGCGTGACCTGCGTTCGTACGTGCTCGGTCACTACAAGTCCGAGCGCAACGACTCGTCCGGGTCCTCCCGTCCGGTCGCGTTGCGCGGAATGTCGAACTACTCGGTGATCCTGGGGGTCTTCGCCAACGAGGGGTACGACGAGACGGTCACCCTCGCGCAGGTCTTCTCGATGCGCCACGACAGCGGTCAGCCGGAGCGGTTCTTCACCGTCACCGACCGAGCCATGGACATCACCGTCGACTTCGCCGAGTTCGGGACCGACCTGCGAGCGCTCCGCAAGCGACTGCGGGACGGCGGGACGCGCATCCACGAGCACTTCCCCGAGTACGGCCGCGACTATCGGCGCAGCCTGGCCGTGCGGTCCGAGCAGGCGATGGAACTGTTCCACCAGACGGTGTCGATGAAGGCAGTCGGCAACCTCAACGACTTCGTCCGCGATCACATGCTCGAACCGTTCGATCAGGCGGGTTGGGTCGACACGATGGTCGCCCATTTCGAGGACCTGACCGCCGCGCACGACGCGGTCGTCCTCGCGCGCCGCCAGCTCGACGAACTCGATCCACTGCTGGCCGACTACGCCAAGTACACGAGCCACATCGAGATGTCCGACGAGATGCGGCAGCGTCGCGGTGCTCTCCGCTACTACTTCGCACACAAGCGGTACGAGTTGCTCGAGGCCGAACTCGACGAGTCCAACCGAGATCTCGCCGCGACGCGCAGCGCGCTCGAGGACGTCGACCGGGACATCGCCGATCTCCGGATCGCGTTGCGCGAGTTGGAGATGCGTCAGGCCGGGTTGGGCGGCAACGACATCGCGGCGCTGGAGGCGCAGATCGTCGACGCGCAGCGACAGCGCGAGGAGCGTGCGGCGGCGCACGAGCGGTTCACACGTCTGCTCGACGACTCCGGTCTGGCACCGGTGGCCGACCGCGGACAGTTCGAGCGACGTCGCGGTGAGGTGGCCGACGCCGTCGACGCCCTCGACGCGGAGGTCGCCGACGTCGCCAACGCGATCACCGAGCTCGTCGTGGACCGTCGTCAGATCGACGGTGAAGGACGACGCGTCGCGGGTGAGATCGCCAGCCTGCGAGACCGGACCAGCAACATTCCCGAGCGCAGTCTGCGGATGCGCGAACTGATCTGCGCCGGAGTCGGTCTCTCGCACGAGGAGTTGCCCTTCGTCGGTGAACTCATCGGAGTCCGGCCCGACGAGAGTCGGTGGGAGGGCGCCGCCGAGCGCGTGCTCCGCGGATTCGGTCTGTCGCTGCTGGTGTCGGCCGACCTGTACGATCGGGTCTCCGCCTGGATCGACGCCAATCATCTCGGTGGGCGCCTCGTGTACTTCAAAGTGCCGCAGCGCGTTCCGTCGAGCCATGCGCCTACTCCTCCGGCGAATGCCCTCGCTCACAAACTCGACGTCAAAGACGGTCCGTTCGCCGCCTGGCTCGAACGTCGCCTGTTCGAGCGTGCGCGACACGTCTGCGCGGAGTCGCTCGACGAGTTCCGAGACGCGGACTACGCGGTCACCGCGTCCGGTCAGGTCCGCTCCGGCGGCGGTCGGCACGAGAAGGACGATTCGCAGCGCATCGACGACCGACGCAATTACGTGCTCGGGTGGAGCAACGAACAGAAGGTCAACGCGCTCTTCACCACCGGCCAGCGGGTCCAGGACGATCTCAACCGGATCGACGCCGAGATCACCGACCTCGAGGACAGCCGTCGTCTGATGATGAATCGACGGAACGCGCTGACGGGTCTGGACGCCTACCCGAGCTACGACGCTCTCGACTGGGAGTCGGTCGCCGCTCGCATCGCCGAACTCACCCAGCGCAAGACCGAGTTGGAGCGCTCCTCCGATGAACTCGCCGAGGTCACCGAACTCGTCGCGTCGACACGCGACCAGCTCTCGGTCGCCGATGCCACCCGAGACGGGCTGCGCGACAAGCTCTCCCGCCTGGAAATGGCTCGCGGCCAGGCGGAGCAGACGCGCGACTCCTCGCGGCTCACCGCCGCGGAAGCCGGATCCGAGGAGGCCGCAAGACATTTCGAGGCGATCTCCGAATCGATCGGCGACGTCGACTGGACCGTCGCACTGTGCGGTGAACTCGAGCCCTCACTCGCCGAGTCGTTGACCGACGCCGCCGAACAGCACACGTCGCGCGCGGGAACGTTCGAAACGCGCGCGGTGAACCGGATGTCGGAGTTCAACCGGAGCCACCCGGTCCTGACCACCGAGCTCGATGCCGACATCAAGTCGGCCGAGGAGTACCGCGAGTTGCACCGTCGGCTGTCCGAGGACGACCTGCCACGGTTCGAGGGCGAGTTCAAGGAGTACCTGAACACGAACGCGATTCGGGACATCGCGATCTTCGCTGCGAAGCTCAACAAGGAAGTCCATCTCATCCACTCGAAGATCGACACGATCAACGAGTCGCTGTCGGGCATCGAATACAACCCGGGTCGGTACATCCGTCTCGAGGTGAATCCGAGCGCATCGCAGGAGATCAAGGAGTTCCGCGCCGACCTCCGCCGCTGCAGCGACGGCGAACTGGAGATCGGCGACGAGGAGCAGCAGTACTCGGAGGAGAAGTTCCTCCTGGTCAAGGCGATCGTCGAACGTTTCCGCGGGCGCGAGGGGTTCGCCGACGTCGACCGCCGCTGGACCGCGCTGGTCACCGACGTCCGGAACTGGGTGACGTTCGCGGCATCGGAACGGCATGTCGTCGACGACGAGGAGTACGAGAATTACACCGACTCCGACGGCAAGTCCGGCGGCCAGAAGGAGAAGCTCGCGTACACGATCCTCGCGGCGTCGTTGGCCTACCAGTTCGACCTCAAGTGGGGTGCGACGCGGTCACGCGACTTCCGTTTCGTGGTGATCGACGAGGCGTTCGGTCGCGGCTCCGACGATTCGGCACGGTACGCGCTGTCGTTGTTCGCCAGACTCGGTCTCCAACTGTTGATCGTCACGCCGTTGACGAAGATCTACACGATCGAGCCGTTCGTGTCGGCGGTCGGGTACGTCGAGAACCGCGGGGGCAGCTACTCGCAGCTCCAGTGCCTGACGATCGAGGAGTACCGGGAGTCCCGGAGAGCACGCGAGACCGTCGAGGCGTGA
- a CDS encoding PPOX class F420-dependent oxidoreductase: MARTIATASPVELAELLDFVRTRHQLILLTSRADGSPQMSPVTGGVDQDGRIVIATYPGRAKTVNAKRNAQVSLCVLSDKFGDAWVQVDGTAEVLDMPEAEDGLVDYFRSIAGEHSDWDEYRAAMRLQDKSLIRITPTRWGPVATGGFPADVAQRLDETR, from the coding sequence ATGGCACGCACCATCGCAACCGCATCCCCCGTCGAACTCGCCGAACTCCTGGACTTCGTCCGCACCCGCCACCAGTTGATCCTGCTGACCTCGCGCGCCGACGGCTCGCCGCAGATGTCGCCCGTCACCGGTGGCGTCGACCAGGACGGGAGGATCGTGATCGCCACCTATCCGGGGCGCGCGAAGACCGTGAACGCGAAACGGAACGCCCAGGTGAGTCTGTGCGTCCTCTCGGACAAGTTCGGCGACGCCTGGGTCCAGGTCGACGGAACCGCCGAAGTCCTCGACATGCCCGAGGCCGAGGACGGCCTCGTCGACTACTTCCGCAGCATCGCCGGCGAGCACTCCGACTGGGACGAATACCGCGCGGCGATGCGCCTGCAGGACAAGTCGCTGATCCGCATCACACCCACCCGGTGGGGTCCGGTCGCCACGGGTGGCTTCCCGGCAGACGTCGCACAGCGGCTCGACGAGACCCGGTAA